From the genome of Bacillota bacterium:
TCAATTGAAGAACCTCGAGCGTACGCGCTGGCTCCAGCATGTTACCCCAGCTTGGTGTGGGCATGGGAACCCCCATCCCCAGAAAGCTCAACCCCGCCTCGGTCAGGATCGCGTTCCCCACCTGAAGGGTGATCTGAGCGAGAAGAGGAGGAATGGCGTTGGGCAGGATGTGCTTGATGATGATTCGCGAATCGCTCGCTCCCATGGCCCGTGCAGCCTCGACAAACTCGCGGTTCTTGAGCGACAAGAACTGCCCTCTGATGAGCCGGGTTGCTGGGGGCCAACTGAGGGCGCCGATTATCACGATGACCTTTCCCAGGCCAGGGCCCACAAGAGCAGCGACCGTCAGCATTATGAGAAAAGACGGGAACGTCATGAAGATGTCCGTGAGCCTCATGATCACCATGTCGGTTGGGCCGCCGTAATACCCAGATATGGCTCCCAAGGCTACGCCTATCAAGGCTGAGATGAGCGTTGCGCTGAGCCCGACCGCGAGAGATACTCGCCCGCCGTGGATAAGGCGGCTCCAAATGTCGCGGCCCAGAGCGTCAGTACCAAGCCAGTGTTCAGCGCTGGGCGGTGAAAAAGACGCCTCGCGGGTGGCGACGGCCGCGCTTGCCGCGCCGGGTCCGCTCCACACAAGACAGGTCGAATCCGCGTCAGGTCAAATCCGCGTCCGCAGCTGGAGGATACTCTCCGTCGCGTGGCGTAATACTCCTCTATTGGCCGGGACTGAGTAGGCAAGACTAACTGAGCAATAGGGATGATTTACGTGCGATACCTCGCGGATCTTCACGTCCACTCACACTTCTCGCGCGCGACGAGCGACCACTGCCGGCCGCGCCCTTTGGCGGCCGCCGCGGCGCGCAAGGGCCTCACCGTCATCGGGACGGGTGACTTCACTCACGCGGGATGGCGCGCCGAGCTCGACGCCGAGCTCGTCCCGGCGGAAGACGGGCTCTACCGCCTGCGCGAAGCAGGCCGCGACGCCAGCGAGGCACAGGCAGGGGGCGACGCACGCAGGTACGGGGATGGGGATGGCCACGGCTGTGGCTATGGCGATGGCGATGGCGATGCGCACGGGCATGCGGATGGGCAAAGGACAAGCCAGTCCACCGGCACGCGCCGGGCCCACAATGCCAGAGCGACCGCGCGCGAAGGTATGCGGGCGGGCGCGCCAGCCGACGTGCGCTTCCTCGTCACCGGCGAGATCAGTTGTATATACAAGCAAGACGGCCGCACCCGCAAGATTCATCACGTCGTCCTCGTCCCCAGCCTCGACGCTGCCGCACGGATCAGCGCGGCCCTCGAGGCGCGCGGCGCGAACCTCGAGGCCGACGGCCGACCCATAATCGGGCTTGACAGCCGCACGCTCCTCGCCCTGGTCCTTGATACGGAGCCGGAGGCCGCACTGATTCCCGCCCACATCTGGACGCCGCATTTCTCCCTCTTCGGCGCGAATTCGGGTTTCGACACGCTCGAGGAGTGCTTCGGTGACCTCGCCGGCGAGATCACGGCGTATGAGACGGGGCTATCGTCAGATCCCCCGATGAATTGGAGGCTGTCCGCGCTGGACCGCCTTACGCTCGTCTCGAACTCCGATGCGCACTCCCCCGACAGGCTGGGGCGCGAGGCGATCGAGTTCGAGGCGCCCCTCTCCTACCAGGGGATAGTTGAGGCGCTCCGTGGCAAGGGCGGCCGCGTCGCGGGGACGATCGAGTTCTACCCCGAGGAAGGCAAGTATCACTACGACGGCCATCGGGCCTGCGGCGTCTGCTGGCATCCGAACGAGACTTTGGCCGCGGGCGGCGTGTGCCCGGTCTGCGGGCGTCCGGTCACGATTGGAGTGCTGCACCGGGTGGCGGAGCTCGCTGACAGGCCCGAGGGCTTCCGGCCGGCAGGTGCAAATCCTTACACCTCCCTCGTCTCACTGGACGAGATCGTGGCCGAGGCCCTGGGCGCCGGCAAGGCGAGCAAGCACGTGCGCGAGACCACGGACAAGCTGCTCGACGCGCTCGGACCGGAGATCCCCCTGCTCCGTGAAACGCCCCTCGAGGACGTCGCCGCGGTCGCGGGTCCCGTGGTCGCCGAGGCCGTGCGCAGAGTAAGGCATGGCGAGGTTTCCTATCGGCCGGGATATGACGGGGAGTATGGCAAGCTCACCATCTTTCGTCCTGAGGAGCGGCGCGAGCTATCAGGGCAGGCTGCCCTTTTCGGATTCGCGCTTTCGGGAGCAGGCCGCTCCGATGCAATGGCGCCACGCGCCACAGACCGGCATCATCGGCATCGAGGGGCCGACCTCGGCATGGAAGGTGCTCTTGACGGGATGACAGAGGATGCAGCCGCGCAGGAGCCCGAGCTCGAGCTGGCAGCGCCCCGGGCAGTGGCGCGTCAACTCAACCTCGCCATCGTCGGTTCGTCCCCGCCGGAGACGGCGCCGTC
Proteins encoded in this window:
- a CDS encoding ABC transporter permease, with protein sequence MWSGPGAASAAVATREASFSPPSAEHWLGTDALGRDIWSRLIHGGRVSLAVGLSATLISALIGVALGAISGYYGGPTDMVIMRLTDIFMTFPSFLIMLTVAALVGPGLGKVIVIIGALSWPPATRLIRGQFLSLKNREFVEAARAMGASDSRIIIKHILPNAIPPLLAQITLQVGNAILTEAGLSFLGMGVPMPTPSWGNMLEPARTLEVLQLRPWVWIPAAVMILLTVLCINFIGDGLRDVIASR